One genomic segment of Clostridium saccharoperbutylacetonicum N1-4(HMT) includes these proteins:
- the kduD gene encoding 2-dehydro-3-deoxy-D-gluconate 5-dehydrogenase KduD codes for MSNILNEFSMNFFKLDGKVAVVTGGNTGLGQAYAVALAKAGADLVITTHGRNWEETAELIEKEGRKVVFVQADLTNKEDRKNVVKTAIDNFGKIDILVNNAGTIRRAPLLEYKEEDWDAVMDINLNAVYFLSQDVARIMVEQGSGKIINIASMLTFQGGKFVPPYTASKHGIAGITKAFANELACKNIQINAIAPGYIKTANTEPIRADKARNAEIQGRIPADRWADPFDLMGAVVFLASRASDYVNGHVLAVDGGWLVR; via the coding sequence ATGTCAAACATTTTAAATGAATTTTCAATGAATTTCTTCAAATTAGATGGAAAAGTAGCTGTGGTTACAGGTGGGAATACTGGACTTGGTCAAGCATATGCTGTAGCTTTAGCTAAGGCAGGAGCAGACTTAGTAATAACAACTCACGGTAGGAATTGGGAAGAAACTGCAGAATTAATTGAAAAAGAAGGAAGAAAAGTTGTATTTGTTCAAGCAGACTTGACCAATAAAGAAGATAGAAAAAATGTGGTTAAAACTGCAATTGATAACTTTGGGAAAATAGATATATTAGTAAATAATGCTGGAACTATAAGAAGAGCACCACTTTTGGAATATAAGGAAGAAGATTGGGATGCAGTTATGGATATTAATCTAAATGCTGTATATTTCTTAAGCCAAGATGTAGCTAGAATAATGGTTGAGCAAGGATCAGGAAAGATAATTAATATTGCATCAATGTTAACATTCCAAGGTGGAAAATTTGTTCCACCGTACACGGCAAGTAAGCATGGAATAGCAGGTATAACAAAAGCTTTTGCAAATGAGTTAGCATGTAAGAACATTCAAATAAATGCAATAGCACCAGGATATATAAAGACAGCAAATACAGAACCAATAAGAGCTGATAAAGCAAGAAATGCAGAAATACAAGGAAGAATACCAGCAGATAGGTGGGCAGATCCCTTTGATTTAATGGGAGCAGTAGTATTCCTAGCAAGTAGAGCTTCAGATTATGTTAATGGACATGTATTAGCAGTTGATGGAGGATGGTTAGTAAGATAG
- a CDS encoding sugar kinase yields MDVITIGDAMIAMCPSKKGPIMFCDTFERKLGGAELNVAIGCARLGIQSGWISRLGNDDFGKYILKTVRGEGADISEVKLVDGYPTSVYFREVLADGSSRSFYYREKSPTSTMKCEDLNEEYIKQAKVLHITGVFPSITKNNQAIILEAVKLAKKHNVLVSFDPNIRLKMWTKEEAKAYIEKLLPDVDIILIGDEEIEILLGDISMEAAIKTFHDYGIGKVIVKKGAKGALGSDGKNIYEVDAIKPKALVDTVGAGDGFAAGFLTSLVQGKTLEECVKFANAVGSLVVGVEGDNEGLPYYEDVLVHMGQSKKIER; encoded by the coding sequence ATGGATGTAATAACTATAGGAGATGCAATGATTGCAATGTGTCCAAGCAAGAAAGGACCAATAATGTTTTGTGATACTTTTGAAAGAAAATTAGGAGGAGCAGAACTAAATGTTGCAATAGGTTGTGCAAGATTAGGAATTCAATCAGGATGGATAAGCAGACTTGGAAATGATGACTTTGGAAAATATATATTAAAAACTGTAAGAGGTGAAGGTGCTGATATCTCAGAAGTTAAGCTTGTAGATGGATATCCAACATCAGTTTACTTTAGAGAAGTCTTAGCTGATGGTTCAAGCAGATCGTTTTATTATAGAGAAAAATCACCAACAAGTACTATGAAATGTGAAGACTTAAATGAAGAATATATTAAACAAGCAAAAGTACTTCATATTACAGGAGTCTTTCCTTCAATAACTAAAAATAATCAAGCTATAATATTAGAAGCAGTAAAATTAGCAAAAAAACATAATGTGCTTGTATCTTTTGATCCTAATATTAGATTGAAAATGTGGACAAAGGAAGAAGCAAAAGCCTATATAGAAAAGCTGTTACCAGATGTAGATATTATATTAATTGGTGATGAAGAAATAGAAATTCTTTTAGGTGACATATCTATGGAAGCTGCAATAAAAACTTTCCATGATTATGGAATTGGAAAAGTTATTGTTAAAAAGGGAGCTAAAGGAGCACTTGGTTCAGATGGAAAAAATATTTATGAAGTAGATGCTATTAAGCCAAAAGCTTTAGTTGATACTGTAGGAGCTGGTGACGGATTTGCAGCAGGTTTCTTAACGTCACTAGTTCAAGGCAAAACCTTAGAAGAATGTGTTAAGTTCGCTAATGCAGTTGGATCTTTAGTAGTAGGGGTTGAGGGTGATAATGAAGGCTTACCTTATTATGAAGATGTTTTAGTTCATATGGGACAATCAAAAAAAATAGAAAGATAA
- a CDS encoding bifunctional 4-hydroxy-2-oxoglutarate aldolase/2-dehydro-3-deoxy-phosphogluconate aldolase — MFEKIYSTLKEEKAVAVIRTSTYAEAKEISIAAIKGGMKIIEVTMSVPNAPKLIKELKEEYKDACVGAGTVLTKDAVDACIENGAEFIVSPCLDEDVVAYAIQRKALIMPGLMTMSEINKAHQLGLRFIKIFPGNVVGKGLIGAAKSIFPDLSIMPTGGVNKENIAEWIKGGADCSGIGSDLNKAYKANGAAGVTEYCAEVMKNVKNL; from the coding sequence ATGTTTGAAAAAATTTATAGTACATTAAAAGAAGAAAAAGCAGTAGCTGTTATTAGAACTAGTACTTATGCTGAAGCAAAAGAAATAAGTATAGCAGCTATTAAAGGTGGAATGAAGATTATAGAAGTAACTATGAGTGTGCCAAATGCACCTAAGTTAATAAAAGAATTAAAAGAAGAATATAAAGATGCTTGCGTTGGAGCAGGAACTGTGTTAACTAAGGATGCAGTGGATGCATGTATAGAAAATGGTGCTGAATTTATTGTTTCTCCTTGCTTAGACGAAGATGTAGTGGCTTATGCAATTCAAAGAAAAGCATTAATAATGCCAGGATTAATGACAATGTCAGAAATCAATAAAGCTCATCAATTAGGATTAAGATTCATAAAAATATTCCCAGGTAATGTTGTTGGTAAAGGTTTGATAGGAGCAGCAAAATCAATATTCCCAGACCTTAGCATAATGCCTACAGGTGGAGTAAACAAGGAAAACATAGCTGAATGGATTAAAGGCGGAGCAGATTGTAGTGGAATCGGCAGTGATTTAAACAAGGCTTATAAAGCTAATGGCGCTGCAGGAGTTACAGAATATTGTGCTGAAGTTATGAAGAATGTGAAAAACTTATAA
- a CDS encoding AraC family transcriptional regulator translates to MKEFTSCKESINNCIENKYFSIAHLHTEEETMSIHIHDCYEVYYSISGGKQFLIDNKLYDINPGDLFVINQFESHYVSQINKMIHERIVISIHPDFLKAISSNKTDLSYCFTHRDENFSHKIQLNKEQQNRFIYFINKIISADGFGADMIEYSSFIELITNFTKIFVDNKDSLSSYYKYNNQIQEIIRYINDNVSENITVKHLADHFFLSESYICRIFKLATGTTINKYITARRISIAKALLSNALSINDVYIQCGFNDYSNFLKAFKKAVGVSPKKYSTFSLN, encoded by the coding sequence ATGAAAGAATTTACATCCTGCAAAGAATCTATTAATAATTGTATAGAAAACAAGTATTTTTCAATTGCACACTTACATACTGAGGAAGAAACAATGTCTATCCATATCCATGATTGTTACGAAGTTTATTATTCTATTTCTGGTGGAAAGCAATTTTTGATTGATAATAAACTCTACGATATTAATCCTGGAGATTTATTTGTTATAAATCAATTTGAGAGCCACTATGTTTCTCAAATAAATAAGATGATTCATGAGCGTATAGTAATTTCTATTCATCCAGATTTTTTAAAAGCTATTTCTTCTAATAAAACAGATTTAAGTTATTGTTTTACACATCGTGATGAAAACTTTAGCCATAAGATTCAACTTAACAAAGAACAACAAAACAGATTTATATATTTTATAAATAAAATTATTAGTGCTGATGGATTTGGTGCTGATATGATTGAATATTCTAGTTTTATAGAATTGATAACCAATTTTACTAAAATATTTGTAGATAATAAAGATTCATTATCATCATATTATAAATATAACAATCAAATTCAAGAAATAATTCGTTATATCAATGACAATGTATCAGAAAATATTACTGTAAAACATTTAGCAGATCACTTTTTTTTAAGTGAATCCTATATTTGCAGAATTTTCAAATTAGCCACTGGTACTACTATAAATAAATATATTACTGCAAGAAGAATCTCTATTGCTAAAGCTCTCCTTTCTAATGCTCTAAGCATCAATGATGTCTATATTCAATGCGGTTTTAATGATTATAGCAACTTTTTAAAAGCCTTTAAAAAAGCTGTTGGTGTATCACCTAAAAAATATTCAACTTTTAGTCTGAATTGA
- a CDS encoding gluconate 5-dehydrogenase, which yields MDIIKNFSLEGKIALVTGASYGIGFAIAKSYGQAGATVVFNDINQELVNKGLEAYAAEGIKAHGYVCDVTDEEAVQALVAKIEKEVGVIDILVNNAGIIKRIPMLEMKAADFRQVIDVDLNAPFIVSKAVIPGMIKKGHGKIINICSMMSELGRETVSAYAAAKGGLKMLTRNIASEYGEYNIQCNGIGPGYIATPQTAPLREVQPDGSKHPFDQFIIAKTPAARWGTAEDLTGPAIFLASDASDFVNGHVLYVDGGILAYIGKQPQ from the coding sequence ATGGATATAATTAAGAATTTTTCATTAGAAGGAAAAATAGCATTAGTAACAGGAGCATCATATGGTATTGGATTTGCCATTGCAAAATCATATGGACAAGCAGGAGCTACAGTTGTTTTTAACGATATTAACCAAGAATTAGTTAATAAGGGATTAGAAGCTTATGCTGCAGAAGGAATAAAAGCTCATGGATATGTATGTGATGTTACAGATGAAGAAGCAGTACAAGCATTAGTTGCTAAAATAGAAAAAGAAGTTGGAGTTATTGATATTCTTGTTAACAATGCAGGAATAATTAAGAGAATTCCAATGCTTGAGATGAAGGCAGCAGATTTTAGACAAGTTATAGATGTAGATTTAAATGCTCCATTTATAGTTTCTAAGGCAGTAATACCTGGAATGATTAAAAAAGGGCATGGAAAAATAATTAACATTTGTTCTATGATGAGTGAATTAGGAAGAGAAACAGTTTCAGCTTATGCAGCAGCTAAAGGTGGACTTAAGATGTTAACTAGAAACATAGCATCTGAATACGGTGAATATAATATCCAATGTAACGGAATTGGGCCTGGATATATAGCTACACCACAAACAGCACCACTTAGAGAAGTTCAACCAGATGGATCTAAGCACCCATTTGATCAATTTATAATTGCAAAAACTCCAGCTGCACGTTGGGGAACAGCAGAAGATTTAACAGGGCCAGCAATATTCTTAGCTTCTGATGCATCAGACTTTGTAAATGGTCACGTATTATATGTAGATGGTGGAATCTTAGCTTATATTGGAAAACAACCACAATAA
- a CDS encoding RpiB/LacA/LacB family sugar-phosphate isomerase, which yields MKIALINENSQASKNPMIYETLKKVVEPKGHEVFNYGMYGVEGEAQLTYVQNGILAAILLNSGAADYIITGCGTGEGAMLACNSFPGVLCGHVVDPSDAYMFAQINDGNAIALPFAKGFGWGAELNLEYIFEKLFQGESGQGYPKDRVIPEQRNKKILDEVKKVTHKDMVTILKEIDQDLLKGAVSGEKFQEYFFNNCKCKEIEAYIKSIL from the coding sequence ATGAAGATAGCTTTAATAAATGAAAATAGTCAAGCAAGTAAGAATCCAATGATATATGAAACATTAAAAAAGGTAGTAGAACCAAAAGGTCATGAAGTATTTAACTATGGAATGTATGGTGTAGAAGGAGAAGCACAATTAACATATGTTCAAAATGGTATCTTAGCAGCAATTTTATTAAATTCAGGAGCAGCTGATTATATAATAACAGGATGTGGAACTGGAGAAGGTGCAATGTTAGCTTGCAACTCATTCCCAGGAGTATTATGTGGTCACGTAGTAGATCCTTCAGATGCATATATGTTTGCACAAATTAATGATGGAAATGCAATAGCATTACCATTTGCAAAAGGATTTGGATGGGGTGCTGAATTAAATCTTGAATATATATTTGAAAAGTTATTCCAAGGTGAAAGTGGACAAGGATATCCAAAAGATAGAGTTATTCCTGAACAAAGAAATAAGAAAATATTAGATGAAGTTAAAAAAGTTACACATAAGGATATGGTAACAATTTTAAAGGAAATAGATCAAGATTTATTAAAGGGTGCAGTAAGCGGAGAAAAGTTCCAAGAGTATTTCTTTAATAATTGTAAATGCAAAGAAATAGAAGCTTATATTAAAAGCATATTATAA
- a CDS encoding TetR/AcrR family transcriptional regulator encodes MKDKYDLRIIRTYKSLTEAFLQLMSEKHFEDITVNELCKKAMIRRTTFYKHFADKYEFFRFFVCQLQTDFDAINPASADYIASYSFYISIIHHILNFLREHEQFVHMVLGSNLLSTLLDILSEQIIFDITDKIKIGIKKGIAVPASPEIVASFFTGAIIHTIGWWLMQKKKISEEKLIQEVEKILYSIAIT; translated from the coding sequence ATGAAAGATAAATATGACTTACGGATTATCCGTACATATAAATCATTAACAGAAGCTTTTTTGCAGCTTATGAGTGAGAAACATTTTGAAGATATAACAGTAAATGAATTATGTAAAAAAGCAATGATTCGAAGAACAACATTTTATAAGCACTTTGCAGATAAATATGAGTTTTTTCGTTTTTTTGTTTGTCAGCTACAAACTGATTTTGATGCAATAAATCCTGCTTCAGCGGATTATATAGCCTCATATTCTTTTTATATCAGCATTATTCATCATATTTTGAATTTTTTAAGAGAACATGAACAATTTGTCCATATGGTATTAGGTAGTAATTTACTTTCTACACTTCTTGACATACTTTCAGAACAAATTATTTTTGATATTACAGATAAAATTAAAATTGGTATAAAAAAAGGCATTGCTGTGCCCGCATCTCCTGAAATAGTCGCATCTTTTTTCACTGGTGCAATAATTCACACGATCGGATGGTGGCTCATGCAAAAAAAGAAAATATCGGAAGAAAAATTAATTCAAGAAGTAGAAAAAATTCTCTACAGCATCGCTATCACTTGA